The proteins below come from a single Streptomyces sp. M92 genomic window:
- the hydA gene encoding dihydropyrimidinase, which produces MSSRTVIRGGLVVTASDEIHADVLIEDGRIAALAATGTPAARAFSAERTIDASGKYVIPGGVDGHTHMEMPFGGTYAADTFETGTRAAAWGGTTTIVDFAIQSVGHSLRSGLDAWHAKAEGNCAIDYAFHMIVSDVNEKTLKEMDLLVEEGVTSFKQFMAYPGVFYSDDGQILRAMQRAAGNGGLIMMHAENGIAIDVLVEQALARGETDPRFHGEVRKALLEAEATHRAIKLAQVAGAPLYVVHVSAAEAVAELARARDEGLPVFGETCPQYLFLSTDNLAEPDFEGAKYVCSTPLRPKEHQAALWRGLRTNDLQVVSTDHCPFCFTGQKELGRGDFSKIPNGMPGVENRMDLLHQAVVDGHISRRRWIEIACATPARMFGLYPKKGTIAPGADADVVVYDPHAEQVVSAETHHMNVDYSAYEGKRITGRVETVLSRGVPVVTEREYTGRKGHGVYTPRATCQYLN; this is translated from the coding sequence ATGAGCAGCCGTACCGTCATCCGCGGTGGCCTCGTCGTCACCGCGTCCGACGAGATCCACGCCGACGTCCTGATCGAGGACGGCCGCATCGCCGCCCTCGCCGCCACCGGAACCCCGGCCGCCCGGGCCTTCTCGGCCGAGCGGACCATCGACGCGAGCGGCAAGTACGTCATCCCGGGCGGCGTCGACGGCCACACCCACATGGAGATGCCCTTCGGCGGCACCTACGCCGCCGACACCTTCGAGACCGGCACCCGGGCCGCCGCCTGGGGCGGGACGACGACGATCGTCGACTTCGCCATCCAGAGCGTCGGGCACTCCCTGCGCTCCGGCCTGGACGCCTGGCACGCCAAGGCCGAGGGCAACTGCGCGATCGACTACGCCTTCCACATGATCGTCTCCGACGTCAACGAGAAGACGCTCAAGGAGATGGACCTGCTGGTGGAGGAGGGGGTGACCTCCTTCAAGCAGTTCATGGCCTACCCGGGCGTCTTCTACTCCGACGACGGCCAGATCCTGCGGGCCATGCAGCGCGCCGCCGGCAACGGCGGACTGATCATGATGCACGCCGAGAACGGCATCGCGATCGACGTCCTGGTGGAGCAGGCCCTCGCCCGGGGCGAGACCGACCCGCGCTTCCACGGCGAGGTCCGCAAGGCGCTGCTGGAGGCCGAGGCGACCCACCGCGCCATCAAGCTCGCCCAGGTCGCCGGGGCGCCGCTGTACGTCGTGCACGTCTCGGCGGCGGAGGCCGTTGCCGAGCTGGCCCGCGCCCGCGACGAGGGGCTGCCGGTCTTCGGCGAGACCTGCCCCCAGTACCTCTTCCTGTCCACCGACAACCTGGCCGAGCCGGACTTCGAGGGCGCCAAGTACGTGTGCAGCACCCCGCTCAGGCCGAAGGAGCACCAGGCCGCCCTGTGGCGGGGCCTGCGCACCAACGACCTCCAGGTGGTCTCCACCGACCACTGCCCCTTCTGCTTCACCGGCCAGAAGGAACTGGGCCGCGGCGACTTCTCCAAGATCCCCAACGGGATGCCGGGCGTCGAGAACCGCATGGACCTGCTGCACCAGGCCGTAGTCGACGGACACATCAGTCGCCGCCGCTGGATCGAGATCGCCTGCGCCACCCCCGCCCGCATGTTCGGCCTGTACCCGAAGAAGGGCACCATCGCGCCCGGCGCCGACGCCGACGTGGTGGTCTACGACCCGCACGCCGAGCAGGTCGTCTCCGCCGAGACCCACCACATGAACGTCGACTACTCGGCGTACGAGGGCAAGCGGATCACCGGCCGGGTGGAGACCGTGCTCTCGCGCGGCGTACCGGTCGTCACCGAGCGGGAGTACACCGGGCGCAAGGGCCACGGCGTCTACACCCCGCGCGCCACCTGTCAGTACCTGAACTAG
- a CDS encoding TIGR03842 family LLM class F420-dependent oxidoreductase translates to MDFGLVLQTDPPASRVVDLMKRAEHNGFRYGWTFDSAVLWQEPFVIYSQILAQTSELKVGPMVTNPSTRTPEVTASTFATLNDMFGNRTVCGIGRGDSAMRVAGRKPNTLARVSEAIKVVRALGRGEEADLGGGTVVRFPWIKPGTEVPVWMAAYGPKALKTTGEEADGFILQLADLYLTQYMVKAVKDAAVAAGRDPDEVTICVAAPAYVTADDSPEALAHAREQCRWFGGMVGNHVADLVDKYGAHTGAVPDELTDYIKAREGYDYAHHGRSGNPDTRFVPDEIVDRFCLIGPAEKHIEKLRALRALGVDQFALYDMHDAQESVIDAYGTRIIPAVNS, encoded by the coding sequence ATGGACTTCGGACTCGTCCTGCAGACCGACCCGCCCGCCTCCCGCGTCGTCGACCTGATGAAGCGGGCGGAGCACAACGGCTTCCGCTACGGCTGGACCTTCGACTCCGCCGTGCTGTGGCAGGAACCCTTCGTGATCTACAGTCAGATCCTGGCCCAGACCTCGGAACTCAAGGTCGGCCCCATGGTCACCAACCCGAGCACCCGCACACCGGAGGTGACCGCCTCCACCTTCGCCACCCTCAACGACATGTTCGGCAACCGCACCGTCTGCGGCATCGGACGCGGCGACTCCGCGATGCGCGTCGCCGGCCGCAAGCCCAACACCCTCGCCCGCGTCAGCGAAGCCATCAAGGTCGTCCGGGCGCTGGGCCGGGGCGAGGAGGCCGACCTCGGCGGCGGCACCGTCGTCCGCTTCCCCTGGATCAAACCGGGCACCGAAGTCCCGGTGTGGATGGCGGCGTACGGCCCGAAGGCCCTGAAGACGACCGGTGAGGAGGCCGACGGCTTCATCCTCCAGCTCGCCGACCTCTACCTCACGCAGTACATGGTCAAGGCGGTCAAGGACGCCGCCGTCGCCGCCGGACGCGACCCGGACGAGGTGACGATCTGCGTCGCCGCCCCGGCCTACGTCACCGCCGACGACTCGCCCGAGGCGCTGGCCCACGCGCGCGAGCAGTGCCGCTGGTTCGGCGGCATGGTCGGCAACCACGTCGCCGACCTCGTCGACAAGTACGGGGCCCACACCGGCGCGGTCCCCGACGAACTCACCGACTACATCAAGGCCCGCGAGGGCTACGACTACGCCCACCACGGGCGCAGCGGCAACCCCGACACCCGGTTCGTGCCGGACGAGATCGTCGACCGGTTCTGCCTGATCGGACCGGCCGAGAAGCACATCGAGAAGCTCAGGGCCCTGCGCGCCCTCGGCGTCGACCAGTTCGCGCTGTACGACATGCACGACGCGCAGGAGTCCGTGATCGACGCCTACGGCACGCGGATCATCCCGGCCGTCAACAGCTGA
- a CDS encoding NCS1 family nucleobase:cation symporter-1 codes for MTDTAPTAIPPSAQVTLPDGRVELAPGSPPPGGPYANEDLLPVPVEGRTWTTYNFSALWVGMAHNTASWTLASGLIAVGMDWKQAVLTIALANVIVLVPMLLTGHAGPKYGIPFPVFARASFGIRGANLPAVVRALVACGWFGIQTWIGGEAIYFLAGKLIGDGWTNAATFGGYAWTMWLSFAIFWAIQVAIIYRGMETIRRFENWAAPFVLVGAFVMLWWMADKAGGFGPLLDQPSRLGWGGDFWKLFWPSLMGMIGFWSTLSLNIPDFTRYGKSQKAQTRGQALGLPTTMTLFAFLSVMVTSGSQAVYGEPIWDPVKLAAKTDNVVGLLFALVTVLVATLSVNIAANLVSPAFDFSNVAPRKVSFRAGAIVTCVLAVLIFPWKLYSDPQGYIFTWLGLVGGLLGTVAGILIADYWVLRRARLDLVDLYRTGGRYWYDRGWNWRAVVAFLAGGVLAIGGADFHPLVDGRPVPFLEPLADYGWAVGLGTSMALYLALMLLPATRPARR; via the coding sequence ATGACCGACACCGCGCCCACGGCCATACCGCCGTCCGCCCAAGTCACCCTCCCCGACGGGCGCGTGGAGCTCGCCCCGGGCTCCCCGCCGCCCGGCGGCCCCTACGCCAACGAGGACCTGCTGCCGGTCCCCGTCGAGGGGCGCACCTGGACCACGTACAACTTCTCCGCCCTGTGGGTCGGCATGGCCCACAACACCGCCTCCTGGACCCTCGCCTCCGGCCTGATCGCCGTCGGCATGGACTGGAAGCAGGCGGTGCTCACCATCGCCCTGGCCAACGTGATCGTGCTCGTCCCGATGCTGCTCACCGGGCACGCCGGACCGAAGTACGGCATCCCCTTCCCGGTGTTCGCCCGCGCCTCCTTCGGCATCCGCGGCGCCAACCTGCCCGCCGTGGTACGGGCGCTGGTGGCGTGCGGCTGGTTCGGCATCCAGACCTGGATCGGCGGCGAGGCGATCTACTTCCTGGCCGGCAAGCTCATCGGCGACGGCTGGACGAACGCGGCGACGTTCGGCGGCTACGCCTGGACGATGTGGCTGTCGTTCGCGATCTTCTGGGCGATCCAGGTCGCCATCATCTACCGGGGCATGGAGACGATCCGCCGGTTCGAGAACTGGGCGGCGCCCTTCGTCCTGGTCGGCGCCTTCGTGATGCTGTGGTGGATGGCCGACAAGGCGGGCGGCTTCGGCCCGCTCCTCGACCAGCCGTCGCGGCTGGGCTGGGGCGGCGACTTCTGGAAGCTCTTCTGGCCCTCCCTCATGGGCATGATCGGCTTCTGGTCCACGCTGTCCCTGAACATCCCCGACTTCACCCGCTACGGGAAGAGCCAGAAGGCCCAGACCCGCGGCCAGGCCCTCGGCCTGCCGACCACGATGACGCTGTTCGCCTTCCTCTCCGTGATGGTCACCTCCGGCTCGCAGGCGGTCTACGGGGAGCCGATCTGGGACCCGGTGAAGCTCGCCGCGAAGACGGACAACGTGGTGGGGCTGCTCTTCGCCCTCGTCACCGTCCTGGTGGCGACCCTGTCCGTGAACATCGCGGCCAACCTGGTCTCACCGGCCTTCGACTTCTCCAACGTCGCGCCGCGCAAGGTCAGTTTCCGGGCAGGCGCCATCGTCACCTGCGTCCTGGCCGTGCTGATCTTCCCGTGGAAGCTGTACTCCGACCCGCAGGGCTACATCTTCACCTGGCTCGGCCTGGTCGGCGGCCTGCTCGGCACGGTCGCCGGCATCCTCATCGCGGACTACTGGGTGCTGCGCCGCGCCCGCCTCGACCTCGTCGACCTGTACCGCACGGGCGGACGGTACTGGTACGACCGGGGATGGAACTGGCGGGCGGTCGTCGCCTTCCTCGCCGGCGGCGTCCTGGCCATCGGCGGCGCCGACTTCCACCCGCTGGTCGACGGCCGCCCCGTGCCCTTCCTCGAACCACTGGCCGACTACGGCTGGGCGGTCGGCCTCGGCACCTCCATGGCGCTGTACCTGGCGCTGATGCTGCTGCCCGCCACCCGGCCGGCTCGGCGCTAG
- a CDS encoding class I SAM-dependent methyltransferase yields MTGVAAPRRAESWNGPVGAHRAAHRAGYDARPAGVDDALFGAAAIVPGDRVLVVGCGAGATTRFAARLAAPGHVVGVDACAPPLERARAGTAAEGIENVCYVCADAQAHSFPAGGYDVVVGRGGPMSLAGHAAALRDVARALRPGGRLAFVCPRPPGPHREEPERVRETLAGFAEVRVVPVTMESSRGRDVPDAVELLLSPLPGGALPASRLAGPEEVLLPFAAGRRARTRTGLLLVTAVRP; encoded by the coding sequence ATGACCGGCGTCGCCGCCCCCCGCCGGGCCGAGTCCTGGAACGGTCCCGTCGGCGCCCACCGGGCGGCTCACCGGGCCGGGTACGACGCGAGGCCCGCCGGTGTGGACGACGCCCTGTTCGGCGCGGCGGCCATCGTGCCGGGCGACCGCGTCCTGGTCGTCGGCTGCGGGGCCGGCGCCACGACCCGGTTCGCGGCGCGGCTCGCCGCCCCCGGGCACGTGGTGGGCGTCGACGCCTGCGCGCCGCCGCTGGAGCGGGCCCGCGCGGGCACCGCCGCCGAGGGGATCGAGAACGTCTGCTACGTGTGTGCCGACGCGCAGGCGCATTCCTTCCCCGCCGGTGGGTACGACGTGGTCGTCGGCCGGGGCGGGCCGATGTCCCTCGCCGGCCACGCCGCCGCCTTACGCGATGTCGCGCGGGCGCTGCGGCCGGGGGGTCGGCTCGCGTTCGTCTGCCCGCGACCGCCGGGGCCGCACCGGGAGGAGCCGGAGCGCGTCCGGGAGACCTTGGCCGGGTTCGCGGAGGTGAGGGTCGTACCGGTCACCATGGAGTCGTCCCGGGGCCGGGACGTTCCGGACGCCGTCGAGTTGCTGCTGTCGCCGTTGCCCGGCGGCGCGCTGCCCGCCTCGCGGCTGGCCGGCCCGGAGGAGGTGCTGCTCCCGTTCGCCGCGGGCAGGAGGGCGCGGACGCGGACGGGCCTGTTGCTGGTGACGGCCGTCCGGCCGTGA
- a CDS encoding carboxymuconolactone decarboxylase family protein produces MPTTFRHTEPLPPKAATGRLAELYEQMARDFGIPEPAPFVALSSAPALLAPAWALMRESLLAGPGDRTGKEVAAFGVSQANGCRFCVDAHTMLLHATGDHDLAERLARGREPADGRHARVLDWARRTRVPGAAREPYPFPREEAPGYLGTALAFHFINRIVSALVTERLLPADAQRLRAVRSLAGRSLSRTVRRPAVPGASLPLLDDPGPGPAWAGDTPVGPAYAALRTAATMGAGLLGADDQALVRTVVRDWDGSHPPLDPDPFPDRRERPGARLALLAALAPSRIAEADVAAWRRPEHTDHCLVHLVAYGAFAAVDRVETALTAPTVEETS; encoded by the coding sequence ATGCCCACCACCTTCCGTCATACCGAGCCCCTGCCCCCGAAAGCGGCCACCGGCCGCCTCGCGGAGCTCTACGAGCAGATGGCGCGGGACTTCGGCATCCCCGAACCCGCCCCCTTCGTGGCCCTCTCCTCCGCCCCCGCGCTCCTCGCCCCCGCCTGGGCGCTGATGCGCGAGTCCCTGCTCGCCGGCCCCGGCGACCGGACCGGCAAGGAGGTCGCCGCCTTCGGGGTGTCGCAGGCCAACGGGTGCCGGTTCTGCGTGGACGCGCACACGATGCTGCTGCACGCGACCGGCGACCACGACCTGGCCGAGCGGCTGGCCCGGGGCCGGGAGCCGGCCGACGGGCGGCACGCGCGCGTGCTGGACTGGGCGCGCCGCACCCGGGTTCCGGGCGCCGCGCGGGAGCCGTACCCGTTCCCGCGCGAGGAGGCGCCCGGCTATCTGGGCACCGCGCTGGCCTTCCACTTCATCAACCGGATCGTGTCGGCCCTGGTGACCGAGAGGCTGCTCCCGGCCGACGCGCAGCGGCTGCGTGCGGTGCGGAGTCTGGCCGGCCGGTCACTGTCCCGCACCGTGCGCCGCCCGGCCGTGCCCGGCGCGTCCCTGCCCCTGCTCGACGACCCCGGCCCGGGACCGGCGTGGGCGGGGGACACGCCGGTCGGCCCCGCGTACGCGGCCCTGCGCACGGCCGCCACGATGGGCGCGGGCCTCCTCGGAGCCGACGACCAGGCCCTCGTGCGCACGGTCGTGCGTGACTGGGACGGGTCGCATCCACCCTTGGACCCGGACCCGTTCCCCGACCGCCGGGAAAGGCCCGGCGCCCGGCTGGCGCTGCTGGCCGCGCTCGCGCCGTCCCGGATCGCGGAGGCGGACGTCGCGGCGTGGCGCCGGCCCGAGCACACCGACCACTGCCTGGTGCACCTCGTGGCGTACGGCGCGTTCGCTGCCGTGGACCGCGTAGAAACCGCCCTGACCGCACCCACCGTGGAGGAGACCTCATGA
- a CDS encoding sensor histidine kinase: protein MSGRQIPRTGRDRLADAILAVVVGALGMTVAAFDGDTTVLDQALVALASAALAFHRAAPRAVLAVATALGTAYVVHAHPGPLSALPVLAAVHTAARVGHRGVAAAGGAVFLAGYVATGPGTQDVAERAGLLAGWFLCAVVTGLADRNWQAYLRQTEQRALEAERTREEAALRRAGEERLRIARELHDSLTHSISIVKLQVGVAVHLARKRGEEVPPALLAIQEASGEAMRELRSALQVLRADEPAGTPALLVERARAAGLAVDLTVTGAQRPLPQAVDRAAYRIVQEALTNAARHAGPAKVTVRIDHGTEKEGELTILVEDDGVGDPARPPAPGTGLTGMDERVTALGGTLRAAPRTEGGFAVRARLPLGERG, encoded by the coding sequence ATGAGTGGGCGTCAGATACCGCGGACCGGCCGAGACCGGCTCGCCGACGCGATCCTCGCGGTCGTGGTCGGCGCCCTCGGCATGACCGTCGCGGCCTTCGACGGCGACACCACCGTCCTGGACCAGGCGCTGGTCGCCCTCGCCTCGGCGGCCCTCGCCTTCCACCGCGCCGCCCCGCGCGCGGTGCTGGCCGTCGCCACCGCGCTCGGCACGGCGTACGTGGTGCACGCCCACCCCGGACCACTGTCCGCACTGCCCGTCCTGGCCGCCGTGCACACCGCGGCCCGGGTCGGCCACCGGGGCGTCGCGGCGGCCGGCGGCGCGGTGTTCCTGGCGGGATACGTGGCGACCGGGCCCGGGACGCAGGACGTGGCCGAGCGGGCCGGGCTGCTGGCCGGCTGGTTCCTGTGCGCGGTGGTGACCGGGCTCGCCGACCGCAACTGGCAGGCGTACCTGCGCCAGACCGAGCAGCGCGCCCTGGAGGCGGAACGCACCCGGGAGGAGGCGGCCCTGCGCCGGGCCGGCGAGGAACGCCTGCGCATCGCCCGGGAGTTGCACGACTCGCTCACCCACAGCATCTCCATCGTCAAGCTACAGGTGGGCGTCGCCGTCCACCTCGCGCGCAAACGGGGCGAGGAGGTGCCGCCCGCGCTGCTCGCCATCCAGGAGGCGAGCGGCGAGGCGATGCGCGAGCTGCGCTCCGCCCTCCAGGTGCTGCGCGCCGACGAGCCGGCCGGTACCCCGGCGCTGCTCGTGGAGCGGGCCCGCGCGGCCGGCCTCGCCGTCGACCTGACGGTCACCGGTGCGCAGCGCCCGCTGCCGCAGGCCGTCGACCGGGCCGCCTACCGCATCGTCCAGGAGGCCTTGACCAACGCGGCACGGCACGCGGGACCGGCGAAGGTGACGGTGCGGATCGACCACGGCACCGAGAAGGAGGGGGAGTTGACGATACTCGTGGAGGACGACGGCGTCGGCGACCCGGCCCGGCCGCCGGCGCCGGGTACCGGCCTGACCGGCATGGACGAACGCGTCACGGCGCTCGGCGGCACCCTGCGCGCCGCCCCGCGCACGGAGGGCGGCTTCGCGGTGCGGGCCCGGCTCCCGCTGGGGGAGCGGGGATGA
- a CDS encoding response regulator, with protein sequence MSEQVLRVVLVDDQALMRAGFRALLDAEDGIEVVGEAADGEQGVALVRAEVPDIALVDVQMPVMSGIEATRRIASDPVLAAVRVVILTNYGLDEYVFEALRAGASGFLLKDTEPADLLQAIEVVARGEALLSPSVTRTLIGEFVARPPDRATAPGLDGLTRREREVTALAARGLSNEEIAAHMVISPLTAKTHISRAMTKLGARDRAQLVVFAYESGLVEARRRRTHTFEA encoded by the coding sequence ATGAGCGAGCAGGTCCTACGGGTGGTGCTCGTCGACGACCAGGCGCTGATGCGGGCCGGCTTCCGGGCCCTGCTGGACGCCGAGGACGGCATCGAGGTGGTCGGCGAGGCCGCCGACGGGGAGCAGGGGGTGGCGCTGGTGCGGGCCGAGGTGCCCGACATCGCGCTGGTCGACGTGCAGATGCCGGTGATGTCCGGCATCGAGGCGACCCGCCGCATCGCCTCCGACCCCGTCCTCGCCGCCGTACGCGTGGTCATCCTCACCAACTACGGCCTGGACGAGTACGTCTTCGAGGCGCTGCGGGCGGGTGCGAGCGGCTTCCTCCTCAAGGACACCGAGCCGGCCGACCTGCTCCAGGCCATCGAGGTGGTGGCGCGCGGCGAGGCCCTGCTCTCCCCGTCCGTCACCCGCACCCTGATCGGCGAGTTCGTGGCCCGTCCCCCGGACCGGGCCACCGCCCCCGGCCTGGACGGCCTCACCCGCCGCGAGCGCGAGGTCACCGCGCTCGCCGCACGCGGACTGAGCAACGAGGAGATCGCCGCGCACATGGTGATCAGCCCGCTGACCGCCAAGACGCACATCAGCCGGGCGATGACCAAGCTGGGCGCCCGAGACCGGGCACAGCTGGTGGTCTTCGCCTACGAGTCGGGACTGGTGGAGGCGCGGCGGCGCCGGACGCACACCTTCGAGGCCTAG
- a CDS encoding lipoate--protein ligase family protein: MHGEYKIPGGKLVVVDVEAEDGVLRHVRVAGDFFLEPDEALDAVNRALEGAPAGTDAAGLAARIDAALPEGTVMYGLTSEGVGIAVRRALAHATDWTDYDWQLIHEGPQPPALHMALDEVLTAEVAAGRRPPTLRVWEWGAPAVIIGSFQSLRNEVDPEGAARHGIEVVRRISGGGAMFVEPGNTITYSLSVPDALVQGLSFQDSYAYLDDWVLGALGDMGVKAWYQPLNDIATDQGKIAGAAQKRVVGPGGGPGAVLHHVTMSYDIDADKMLEVLRIGKEKMSDKGTRSAKKRVDPLRRQTGLPREAVIDRMITSFGGRYGLTQGKVTDEELARARELARTKFGSTRWTARVP; encoded by the coding sequence GTGCACGGTGAATACAAGATCCCCGGCGGCAAGCTGGTCGTCGTGGACGTGGAGGCCGAGGACGGAGTGCTGCGGCACGTGCGCGTGGCGGGCGACTTCTTCCTCGAGCCGGACGAGGCGCTGGACGCCGTGAACCGTGCGCTGGAGGGCGCCCCGGCCGGCACCGACGCGGCGGGACTGGCCGCCCGGATCGACGCGGCGCTGCCCGAGGGAACCGTGATGTACGGGCTGACCTCGGAGGGCGTCGGGATCGCCGTGCGCCGCGCGCTCGCACACGCCACCGACTGGACGGACTACGACTGGCAGCTGATCCACGAGGGTCCGCAGCCGCCCGCCCTGCACATGGCGCTGGACGAGGTGCTGACCGCCGAGGTGGCCGCGGGCCGGCGCCCGCCGACACTGCGGGTGTGGGAGTGGGGCGCACCGGCAGTGATCATCGGCAGCTTCCAGTCGCTGCGCAACGAGGTGGACCCCGAGGGCGCCGCCCGCCACGGCATCGAGGTGGTGCGCCGGATCTCCGGCGGCGGCGCGATGTTCGTGGAACCCGGCAACACGATCACCTACTCGCTCTCGGTGCCGGACGCGCTGGTCCAGGGCCTCTCCTTCCAGGACAGCTACGCCTACCTCGACGACTGGGTGCTGGGCGCCCTCGGCGACATGGGCGTCAAGGCCTGGTACCAGCCGCTGAACGACATCGCCACCGACCAGGGCAAGATCGCGGGCGCCGCGCAGAAACGCGTGGTCGGGCCCGGGGGCGGTCCCGGCGCCGTGCTGCACCACGTGACCATGTCGTACGACATCGACGCCGACAAGATGCTGGAGGTGCTCCGCATCGGCAAGGAGAAGATGTCCGACAAGGGCACCAGGAGCGCGAAGAAGCGGGTGGACCCGCTGCGCCGGCAGACCGGTCTGCCGCGCGAGGCCGTGATCGACCGCATGATCACCTCCTTCGGCGGCCGCTACGGCCTCACCCAGGGGAAGGTGACCGACGAGGAGCTGGCCCGGGCGCGGGAGCTGGCGCGCACCAAGTTCGGCTCCACCCGGTGGACCGCGCGCGTTCCCTAG
- a CDS encoding gamma-glutamyltransferase family protein — translation MQHTTRPTLQGTFGMVSSTHWLASQSAMAVLEDGGNAYDAAVAGAFVLHVVEPHLNGPAGEVPILLAPADGEVRVLCGQGVAPAGATIAHYKGLGLDLVPGTGPLAAAVPGAFDAWMTLLRDHGTKPLADVLKYAIGYAEHGHPPVERMTETVETVRELFGTEWTSSAEIYLPDGRPPRPGVPFRNPALAATWKRLLAETAGAGGREARIDAAREVWRTGFVAEALVRQAGRPTMDTSGVRHTGTLTAADLAGWSAHYEAPATYDWNGWTLCKAGPWSQGPVLLQQLALLPPELPRYGSADYVHLLIEGCKLAMADREAWYGDADGADAVPLDDLLSPEYNAARRALVGEKASFELRPGSPGGRAPRLSAHARGAAVEGEGLDALGVGEPTVAKSPTSPVPGEPDVAADGGTRGDTCHLDIVDRWGNMVSATPSGGWLQSNPVVPELGFPLGTRLQMTWLEEGLPNSLTPGRRPRTTLTPSVALRDGVPVMAFGTPGGDQQDQWQTHFFLAVALRAQVRGGLDLQGAIDAPNWHNDSFPGSFFPRGMRTGSVTVESRVPAEVVEELRRRGHDVTVGEAWSEGRLCAVARDPETGVLSAAANPRGMQGYAVGR, via the coding sequence ATGCAGCACACCACCCGCCCGACCCTCCAGGGCACCTTCGGCATGGTCTCCTCCACCCACTGGCTGGCCTCGCAGTCGGCCATGGCGGTGCTGGAGGACGGCGGCAACGCCTACGACGCCGCCGTGGCCGGTGCCTTCGTGCTGCACGTCGTCGAGCCGCACCTGAACGGGCCCGCCGGGGAGGTGCCGATCCTGCTCGCACCGGCGGACGGCGAGGTGCGGGTGCTGTGCGGACAGGGCGTGGCACCGGCCGGGGCGACGATCGCGCACTACAAGGGGCTCGGCCTCGACCTGGTCCCCGGCACCGGCCCGCTCGCCGCCGCGGTCCCCGGTGCCTTCGACGCCTGGATGACGCTGCTGCGCGACCACGGCACCAAGCCGCTCGCCGACGTGCTGAAGTACGCCATCGGGTACGCGGAACACGGGCACCCGCCCGTGGAGCGGATGACGGAGACCGTGGAGACCGTGCGGGAGCTGTTCGGGACGGAGTGGACGTCCTCGGCCGAGATCTACCTCCCGGACGGCCGTCCGCCTCGCCCCGGCGTGCCCTTCCGCAACCCCGCCCTCGCCGCCACCTGGAAGCGGCTGCTCGCCGAGACCGCCGGCGCGGGGGGCCGCGAGGCGCGGATCGACGCGGCACGGGAGGTCTGGCGCACCGGATTCGTCGCCGAGGCCCTCGTACGGCAGGCCGGCCGGCCCACCATGGACACCAGCGGCGTCCGCCACACCGGCACCCTCACGGCCGCCGACCTCGCCGGCTGGTCCGCGCACTACGAGGCTCCCGCCACCTACGACTGGAACGGCTGGACCCTGTGCAAGGCGGGCCCCTGGAGCCAGGGCCCCGTCCTGCTCCAGCAGCTGGCGCTGCTCCCGCCCGAGCTGCCGCGGTACGGCTCGGCGGACTACGTCCACCTGCTGATCGAGGGCTGCAAGCTCGCCATGGCCGACCGGGAGGCCTGGTACGGGGACGCGGACGGCGCTGACGCGGTGCCGCTCGACGACCTGCTGTCGCCCGAGTACAACGCGGCGCGGCGGGCGCTCGTCGGTGAGAAGGCCTCCTTCGAGCTGCGGCCCGGCAGCCCGGGCGGGCGCGCCCCGCGGCTCAGCGCGCACGCGCGCGGGGCGGCCGTGGAGGGGGAGGGCCTCGACGCCCTGGGCGTCGGTGAGCCGACGGTGGCCAAGAGCCCGACGTCGCCGGTGCCGGGCGAACCGGACGTCGCCGCCGACGGGGGCACCCGTGGCGACACCTGCCACCTGGACATAGTCGACCGCTGGGGCAACATGGTCTCGGCCACCCCCAGCGGCGGCTGGCTCCAGTCCAACCCGGTCGTGCCCGAACTGGGCTTCCCGCTCGGCACCCGGTTGCAGATGACCTGGCTGGAGGAGGGCCTGCCCAACTCGCTCACACCGGGCCGCCGGCCGCGCACCACGCTCACGCCCTCCGTCGCGCTGCGCGACGGGGTGCCGGTCATGGCCTTCGGCACCCCCGGCGGCGACCAGCAGGACCAGTGGCAGACACACTTCTTCCTGGCGGTCGCCCTGCGCGCGCAGGTGCGCGGCGGCCTCGACCTCCAGGGCGCCATCGACGCCCCGAACTGGCACAACGACAGCTTCCCCGGCTCCTTCTTCCCGCGCGGCATGCGGACGGGCAGCGTCACCGTGGAGTCCCGCGTGCCGGCGGAGGTCGTCGAGGAGCTGCGGCGCCGCGGGCACGACGTGACGGTCGGCGAGGCCTGGTCGGAGGGCCGGCTGTGCGCCGTCGCCCGGGACCCCGAAACGGGCGTGCTCTCGGCGGCGGCGAACCCGCGCGGCATGCAGGGGTACGCGGTCGGGCGCTGA